One window of Vibrio atlanticus genomic DNA carries:
- a CDS encoding DUF3283 family protein, with amino-acid sequence MSINLSLLPPSEKNKIELDKQASFLVWKLKQAKCGPEAIVEEAMKLGDPEEKAWFEQSVEKYKRVMGVA; translated from the coding sequence ATGTCTATCAACCTTTCACTCCTTCCACCCAGTGAGAAAAATAAAATCGAACTGGATAAGCAAGCATCGTTTCTTGTATGGAAACTGAAGCAAGCGAAATGTGGCCCTGAAGCCATTGTTGAAGAAGCAATGAAGCTAGGTGATCCAGAAGAAAAGGCTTGGTTTGAGCAGTCTGTAGAAAAATACAAACGGGTAATGGGTGTCGCATAA
- a CDS encoding PD-(D/E)XK nuclease family protein, with protein sequence MKSINHQFFLTLKLLKQRYEEKPQYNLFRVLRSESDEVRLHSRFVCDLLNPLGSHQHGSLLLKSFCEQFDLDIDVDNASVFSEYKNIDILIKTDTHAIVIENKIYAGDQDRQIKNYYEYMCAEGYKHKNITLIYLTLDGREASEESAEELVGQVVSLSYHTDMCYWLERLIEISARDNPLREALVQYLDLIHKLTHQTDNMDYLKQLKQLLLTDDLINIVPDIQQAYTEINVDAQLAMWKLLAKKLEVEFGQLSSEESFNLSDEPEHRIRSYVQKERNSRYIGLWVKLEGYIDTYIGVEQDYHLYLGIYSKHAEDKKKLALKFSGQYPTDENLPAWKYASPNIPFRDIDAGTLKQLSSHQYLEEFTSGVINDMKAMHSLLS encoded by the coding sequence ATGAAATCGATTAATCATCAGTTCTTTTTAACACTTAAGCTGCTAAAGCAGCGCTATGAAGAAAAGCCTCAATACAACCTCTTTCGTGTTCTTCGTAGTGAATCTGATGAAGTAAGACTTCATTCTCGGTTTGTTTGCGATCTTTTAAACCCACTAGGTAGCCATCAACATGGAAGTCTCTTATTGAAGAGTTTTTGTGAGCAGTTTGATTTGGACATTGATGTCGATAACGCATCTGTCTTTTCTGAATACAAGAATATCGATATTTTGATAAAAACTGATACTCATGCGATTGTCATTGAAAATAAAATTTACGCTGGGGATCAAGACCGTCAAATAAAAAATTATTACGAGTACATGTGTGCGGAAGGCTATAAGCACAAAAATATCACTCTAATATACCTTACGCTAGATGGCAGAGAGGCGAGTGAAGAGAGCGCTGAAGAGCTAGTGGGGCAAGTGGTATCTCTTAGTTATCATACAGACATGTGTTACTGGCTAGAACGTCTCATTGAAATTTCAGCGAGAGATAATCCTCTTCGTGAGGCCCTTGTACAATACTTAGACCTCATTCATAAACTCACACATCAGACAGACAATATGGACTATTTAAAGCAACTCAAGCAACTATTACTTACCGATGATTTAATTAATATTGTCCCTGATATTCAACAAGCATATACCGAGATAAATGTTGATGCGCAACTAGCAATGTGGAAGTTACTGGCTAAAAAATTAGAAGTTGAGTTTGGGCAATTATCAAGTGAAGAGTCTTTTAATCTGTCTGATGAGCCGGAGCATAGAATTCGTTCTTATGTACAAAAAGAACGTAATTCAAGGTACATAGGTTTATGGGTGAAGCTTGAAGGGTATATTGATACTTATATTGGCGTTGAGCAAGATTACCATCTGTATCTTGGCATTTATAGCAAGCACGCTGAAGATAAAAAGAAACTCGCTTTAAAATTTAGCGGACAGTATCCAACGGATGAAAATCTACCTGCATGGAAATATGCTTCGCCTAATATTCCTTTCAGGGATATAGACGCAGGTACACTTAAACAACTCAGTTCTCACCAGTATTTAGAAGAGTTTACGAGTGGTGTGATTAATGACATGAAGGCAATGCACTCTTTGCTAAGTTAG
- a CDS encoding IS5 family transposase — protein sequence MPRTMLTDIRWELLLQVMKSTGRIYDKTEHRMTFEGILYRMRTGIPWRDLPSEFGEWSTVYRRFNLWSKKGILDKLFKSLSSMADFEWVFLDGSIVRAHQHSTGAATESSEQIGKSRGGNSTKIHLAVDSGGLPICFDLSEGQRHDIVHAESLVEQLDEVNTIVCDKGYDSEPFRTFVKERGGETVIAKRNYGQDIDKDSMDWCLYKYRHLVENAFGRIKHYRAISSRYDKLERNYASMLSLAFMLMWLPMYC from the coding sequence ATGCCAAGAACAATGCTAACTGATATTCGCTGGGAACTGCTACTCCAAGTTATGAAAAGTACAGGTCGTATTTACGATAAAACTGAACATCGAATGACATTTGAAGGAATACTTTATCGAATGAGAACAGGTATTCCTTGGCGAGATCTACCCTCTGAGTTCGGAGAGTGGAGTACCGTTTACAGACGATTTAATCTTTGGTCAAAGAAAGGGATTTTAGATAAACTTTTCAAAAGCTTATCTAGCATGGCTGATTTTGAATGGGTCTTTCTTGATGGCTCTATAGTTCGAGCGCATCAGCATAGTACAGGTGCAGCTACTGAAAGCTCAGAGCAAATAGGAAAAAGTCGCGGGGGCAACTCAACCAAAATTCACTTAGCCGTAGATAGTGGTGGTCTGCCGATTTGCTTTGATTTATCAGAAGGACAACGCCACGATATAGTGCATGCCGAAAGCTTAGTTGAACAACTCGATGAAGTTAATACTATCGTTTGTGATAAAGGATATGACAGCGAACCTTTCCGTACTTTTGTTAAGGAACGTGGCGGAGAAACGGTAATTGCTAAACGCAATTACGGACAAGATATAGACAAAGACAGTATGGATTGGTGTCTATACAAGTATCGTCACTTGGTCGAAAATGCCTTTGGGAGAATTAAGCATTATCGAGCTATTTCAAGTAGATATGACAAGCTAGAAAGGAATTATGCCAGCATGTTATCGCTGGCATTCATGTTAATGTGGCTACCGATGTATTGTTGA
- a CDS encoding DUF2798 domain-containing protein, with protein sequence MNNKQFWVTAILSSLTMATIMSGLISGYKMGFSPEWPPIWLQSFFIAWPCALVLSFTLLPQVRKFSSWVTTPRVKKSGNSDLLDSL encoded by the coding sequence ATGAACAACAAACAATTTTGGGTAACCGCGATTTTATCCTCCCTGACCATGGCGACTATCATGTCTGGGTTAATTTCTGGCTACAAAATGGGATTCAGCCCCGAGTGGCCGCCAATCTGGCTGCAAAGCTTTTTCATTGCTTGGCCGTGTGCATTGGTACTGAGTTTTACTCTACTGCCTCAGGTTAGAAAATTTTCCAGTTGGGTAACGACACCTAGAGTAAAGAAGTCAGGCAATAGTGACTTGCTAGATTCATTATAA
- a CDS encoding ROK family transcriptional regulator — translation MNKPMRSGLGVSLDDVQNHNKRVILNALHNSGSCSRKEISQLVGLDQATVTRAIKPLIEQGLIVETGVRKAARGRSSIYLGFNTQHLRIVSVRIQRTNFSIDTYDLNGVSLTNVVKPINTDNSPEELIEYLTKQVSDVLKEQECDVLGIAVAMPGPFLEQDNKIMLMTDAKNWQDIDFISHMREQFPDYPIYAGHDAKLAALAVWRQLQSTYEASVLLYVSLGQGVGSGLVIEGQVYHGSLGTAGEIGHTSINFQGPQCKCGNLGCLELYSSTTALVERYKQEASLVSADFEMVVNAFHDRESAAINAVDYLAKCLAHGLVNNINQLNPDLVVIGDELTQLGADFLSRVKEYTYRLLLPDLASNIELVLDESDEDLVHKGNYHNVMSNELLLPLAHLGIKATNTPESSK, via the coding sequence ATGAATAAGCCTATGAGAAGCGGACTGGGCGTTTCGTTAGATGATGTACAAAATCATAATAAGCGCGTCATTCTTAATGCACTTCACAATAGTGGTAGTTGCTCCAGAAAAGAGATCAGCCAATTGGTTGGACTTGACCAAGCGACGGTGACGAGAGCGATAAAACCTTTAATAGAACAAGGACTTATTGTTGAAACGGGTGTGCGAAAAGCGGCACGTGGTCGAAGCTCTATCTATCTGGGGTTCAATACCCAACATCTACGAATTGTGTCCGTTCGAATACAGCGTACTAACTTCTCAATTGATACCTACGATCTCAATGGTGTTTCGCTAACCAACGTAGTCAAACCCATTAATACTGATAATAGCCCAGAAGAGCTGATCGAGTATTTGACTAAGCAAGTGAGCGATGTTCTGAAAGAGCAGGAATGTGATGTTTTGGGGATTGCAGTGGCGATGCCCGGTCCATTCTTAGAGCAAGATAATAAAATCATGCTGATGACTGATGCTAAAAATTGGCAAGATATTGATTTCATTTCCCACATGCGAGAACAATTTCCAGACTATCCAATTTATGCTGGCCATGATGCAAAACTGGCAGCACTCGCGGTTTGGCGCCAGCTACAAAGCACCTATGAAGCAAGCGTTTTACTGTATGTCTCTCTTGGGCAGGGTGTAGGTTCGGGCTTAGTGATTGAAGGGCAGGTTTATCACGGCAGTTTAGGTACTGCTGGGGAGATTGGCCACACATCGATCAATTTTCAAGGGCCGCAATGTAAGTGTGGCAATCTAGGTTGCCTTGAGCTGTATAGCTCGACGACGGCTTTAGTGGAACGCTACAAGCAAGAGGCGTCACTAGTATCCGCGGACTTTGAAATGGTAGTTAATGCATTTCATGACAGAGAATCTGCTGCGATAAACGCGGTTGATTACTTAGCTAAGTGCTTGGCACATGGCTTAGTGAATAACATTAACCAATTAAACCCTGATTTAGTGGTGATTGGTGATGAACTGACGCAATTAGGGGCTGATTTCTTAAGTCGTGTAAAGGAATACACATATCGTTTATTACTTCCGGATCTAGCAAGCAATATCGAACTGGTTCTTGATGAGAGTGATGAAGATTTGGTTCATAAAGGTAACTATCACAACGTGATGTCAAATGAGCTACTGCTGCCTTTGGCACATTTGGGGATTAAAGCCACCAACACACCTGAAAGTTCTAAATAA
- a CDS encoding NAD(P)-dependent oxidoreductase: protein MKVSFIGLGVMGFPMAGHLVKAGFEVTVFNRTHSKALDWADKHQGKAAESVAECVAEADVVLVCVGNDDDVRSMTTSETGALAAMKPNAILVDHTTTSAVLSEELEVAAKQAGVRFMDAPVSGGQAGAENGVLTIMCGGEQALFNDLQPVFEAYGKSSVLMGKVGQGQRAKMVNQICIAGVLNGLSEGLVLAEKSGLDIPTLVDCLKNGAAGSWQMENRATTMAQDKFDFGFAIDWMIKDLGFCLDEAERQGIQLPLTEKTNNAYKALSAQGQGRMDTSVLMKAVVEETKK, encoded by the coding sequence ATGAAAGTAAGTTTTATCGGGCTAGGCGTTATGGGCTTCCCAATGGCAGGCCACCTAGTCAAAGCCGGTTTTGAAGTAACGGTATTTAACCGCACTCACAGCAAAGCGCTAGACTGGGCTGATAAACACCAAGGTAAAGCGGCAGAATCTGTGGCTGAATGTGTAGCAGAAGCTGACGTGGTATTGGTTTGTGTAGGTAACGATGACGACGTTCGCAGCATGACAACCAGCGAAACAGGCGCATTGGCTGCAATGAAGCCAAACGCGATTCTTGTCGATCACACCACAACGTCTGCTGTGCTGTCTGAAGAGCTTGAAGTGGCAGCGAAGCAAGCTGGTGTTCGCTTTATGGACGCACCAGTGTCTGGTGGCCAAGCGGGCGCAGAAAATGGTGTGTTAACTATTATGTGTGGCGGCGAACAAGCGCTATTCAATGACCTTCAACCTGTGTTCGAAGCTTACGGTAAGTCGTCGGTTCTGATGGGTAAAGTCGGCCAAGGCCAACGCGCGAAAATGGTTAACCAGATCTGCATTGCAGGCGTACTGAATGGCCTTTCTGAAGGCTTGGTACTTGCTGAAAAATCAGGTTTGGATATCCCAACTCTGGTTGATTGCCTGAAAAACGGCGCAGCTGGTTCATGGCAGATGGAAAACCGCGCAACCACAATGGCGCAAGACAAGTTCGATTTTGGCTTTGCAATTGATTGGATGATCAAAGATTTAGGTTTCTGCTTAGATGAAGCAGAGCGCCAAGGCATCCAACTTCCTTTGACGGAAAAAACCAACAACGCATACAAGGCACTGTCTGCCCAAGGACAAGGCCGTATGGATACCTCGGTATTGATGAAAGCCGTGGTTGAAGAGACAAAGAAGTAG
- a CDS encoding LysR family transcriptional regulator codes for MNSIFGNIDDLFLFCAVVEEGSLLSASKRLQLPVSTMSRRLTALEDRLNIRLLEKKGRELVATKDGEAAFAALSSGMESIHQGFNSLLEERDAIQGKIKLAVPHNFYSGFLRSTVEQFLTQYPNVQLDLTLSQQQLIPQTDRDLLITFKISDMEGMIARPLFKAKHGFFASQEYLDSRETIGKPNDLELQDWINVDDVFDMPLYKSDRLEQMITIKPKFIVNDIHAVAAAAQKGLGLASLPFRHVSPEMNLIQVLPEYHRGDRQAYLVYKERKYQPKALTLLIDALIESVRSFHSDDSVK; via the coding sequence ATGAATTCCATATTTGGAAACATTGATGATCTGTTCTTATTCTGTGCAGTGGTTGAAGAGGGCTCTTTGCTATCGGCTTCTAAACGGCTGCAACTCCCAGTGTCGACTATGTCGCGTAGGCTAACCGCATTGGAAGATCGCCTGAATATCCGACTTTTAGAAAAGAAAGGTCGTGAGCTGGTGGCCACTAAAGACGGCGAGGCGGCCTTTGCTGCACTGAGCAGTGGCATGGAGTCTATCCATCAAGGCTTTAATAGCTTGTTGGAAGAGCGTGATGCTATCCAAGGTAAGATTAAGCTCGCAGTGCCTCATAACTTCTATAGTGGCTTTCTACGGTCGACAGTAGAGCAATTCCTCACTCAATATCCAAACGTTCAACTCGACCTAACTCTGAGCCAGCAACAGCTTATTCCGCAGACCGATCGTGACTTACTGATCACGTTTAAAATCTCGGATATGGAAGGCATGATTGCTCGTCCGCTTTTCAAGGCCAAACACGGATTTTTCGCGAGCCAAGAATATTTGGATTCGCGTGAAACAATAGGAAAGCCGAACGATTTGGAGCTGCAAGATTGGATTAATGTCGATGATGTGTTTGATATGCCGCTCTACAAATCCGACCGCTTAGAGCAGATGATCACGATTAAACCCAAGTTCATCGTCAACGATATCCATGCGGTGGCGGCGGCGGCGCAAAAAGGCTTGGGGCTTGCTTCATTGCCTTTTCGTCATGTATCCCCTGAGATGAATCTGATTCAAGTGCTCCCTGAGTACCATCGGGGTGATCGCCAAGCGTATTTAGTGTACAAAGAAAGAAAATATCAGCCAAAGGCTTTGACCTTGCTTATTGATGCATTGATTGAGAGTGTTCGATCTTTTCATAGCGATGACTCGGTCAAATAA
- a CDS encoding YebC/PmpR family DNA-binding transcriptional regulator, whose amino-acid sequence MGRSFEVRKASMAKTAGAKIKVYSKYGKEIYVLAKNGSSDPDMNLPLKHLIAKAKKDQVPAHVIDKAIDKANGGGGEDFQPARYEGFGPGGTSVIVDCLTDNGNRTFQDVRQCFVKTGAKIGVEGTVSHMFAHQAVFQFAGEDDEIILETLMMEDVDVTDVELEDGVITVFAPTTEFFKTKTALNAAFPDLTLDVEEITFVPQTTTPVAEEDSEKFQKFLDMLDDCDDVQQVYHNAEL is encoded by the coding sequence ATGGGAAGAAGTTTTGAAGTGCGCAAGGCCTCAATGGCGAAAACTGCAGGCGCAAAAATTAAAGTTTATTCTAAATACGGTAAAGAGATTTACGTACTGGCTAAGAACGGCAGCTCTGACCCAGACATGAACTTACCTCTTAAGCACCTGATTGCTAAAGCGAAGAAAGACCAAGTACCCGCTCACGTTATCGACAAAGCGATCGATAAAGCGAACGGCGGCGGCGGTGAAGACTTCCAACCAGCTCGTTACGAAGGTTTTGGCCCAGGTGGCACAAGCGTAATCGTTGACTGTTTAACAGACAACGGTAACCGTACTTTCCAAGACGTTCGCCAATGTTTCGTTAAAACTGGCGCGAAAATCGGTGTTGAAGGTACTGTTTCTCACATGTTCGCTCACCAAGCTGTATTCCAGTTTGCAGGCGAAGATGACGAGATCATCCTAGAAACGCTAATGATGGAAGACGTAGACGTGACTGACGTTGAGCTAGAAGACGGTGTTATCACTGTATTCGCTCCAACGACTGAGTTCTTCAAAACGAAGACAGCACTAAACGCTGCGTTCCCAGACCTAACGCTAGACGTTGAGGAAATCACTTTCGTTCCTCAAACAACTACGCCAGTAGCTGAAGAAGATTCTGAGAAATTCCAGAAGTTCTTAGACATGCTTGACGACTGTGATGACGTTCAGCAGGTTTACCACAACGCTGAGCTGTAA